The window gtccggaaatctgttgctctggtttgagatctggtatacgcaggcactcattagtataccttgtgagaaattcgcccaaagattccttgggcttctgcacgatgtcatggcattcaacgtggtctctgattctgatattgcagtaaaaactttgtccgcagatccataaacccggcaatactacccgtcggcaacttattaaaccactcacgagcaataccctgtagtgtcataggaaatatctgacacgcaaccggatccacccagccttgagtgcgcattgcgccttcgaagcgctgtaaaaaatcatctggatcggtcaggccattgtaagtacccaacgtgctaggtatctttggtgctgatggaaacaggtatgcggatatatgcggaggaaacttgtcaaaggtagtcggtagctcgaagggtggtttaacaggatcccctttcaaatttgcaaagaaacgcttcatcatgtcctgaacaaagtcaggttgtgaaactaagtgaaccatatcaggaggtgcggcctgcatgaattgacttgcaagatttgcctgcccttgacattttgccaaggttgaccctgcgtctgcggatataaccaaggctgctgcgttggaaaagagggataacttgaagacgcagagtacacaggtggctgtaaaggaagcgaaacctgtggcgcagatatctgcgaaacttgaggatacacacttaaaagcccaactgtatgcgctgtgctttgctgctgcgctgttatcggcgcccaatgagagttcgcatctgggatgaccccaaatccccaactattaagtagcgcctgcgcatccgcaggagttaaaaattgtgaaactgggcgcggtggttgccaaggttgcaacggtgtaagtgacgaattctgctgaatgttctgcgtatgcagaggtattgaaacagtggtactgtaaataggtacctggccgcagcaaactacatgcggccccgttgttccacctccagtgcctgcaaagatgacccttggatccactgacgaaaagtccagccgcgtggttgtgactggtgagtttgctcttggcggtgtaaccccgtctgaatatatcggcttgtacctctgaaagggttcgccggatataggtggagggtatatcgtgtatcccgcctgagtagcggcccccgtagtcataaccggtgtatgttgactaccagacggtgcgttctgaacatctgtttgggtatgttccgatgattcctcggaagtcatgatactgttaaagaaaaaattcaaaaattttgtaaataatgagtcatacaattcaaaaccttaaaagaaaaagcaattaaacagtcttgaattaattcgactctcaatgaaagcaccacttgatcatgcatattttaaccgtggggtttaatatgcctgctcaatacgtaaagaggggtttaaggatcttagaacgtggctctccggtccggctaccgtgaataacccaggccgacatgatgatgtcggcggggtggccaagtgattaagtccacctctgataacggtcgtcgatcaagaggccccaaataaggtcgtaggtactagcttacagaagactaacctgttaaccttgaaaagatgctggatgatgctgttttacgtaatgtgtatcgtatgcgatggttacgtaatgtgctgtgtccggtaaacgatgattagggtttgtatttataggccaaCCCTAATTCTAATTCTAGAgccgtcccagatcacgttaatctcatccataactgactcccccgaatcacggatataattatggaaaagatatttacttgacagctaagcaaccgccgtaccgggaacaaaggaatcagatacaatccgcataccgcatagcgcacacaagcacacgcatacgcacacgattaagcgcccgcatgcatatgaggtgcgcatgcgggttgcggtatcattaattaGTTTGATTAAGGGAGCCTTTGGGATTGCTTATTGGGGTGTTTATTTGCTTATCGCTTATTTTACTGGCACATGTAAATCAAAGCACCCTTTTTTAAAAGCATTGTAACTGCTTATTTTAAAAGGAATAAACACTATATTGTGTATAAAATATTAAGTTTATTGTTTTTTTTATCAAACATATAAAAGTTTCTAAAAGCTGTTACTAATGTTTTGTACTTATATGTTAAATGAAGGCTGTTGAGGTAGCAAATGAAATAAATTTGTGGGCTGATAAGCAAACCAATGGACTTATCAAAGATATCCTTCCTAGTGGTGCGGTTACGAGGTCCACCAGGCTCGTCTTTGCAAACGCAGTCTATTTCAAAGGAGCCTGGAGTGAGAAGTTTGACCAGTCAAAGACTAAAGACTCTGACTTTCACCTTCTTGTTGGTAGCAAAGTTCAAGTACCCTTCATGACCACCAAGAAGAAACAGTTCGTGCGTGAGTATGATGGTTACAAAGTCTTGGGTCTTCCATATTCAAGAGGTGAAGATAAACGCCAATTCACAATGTACTTTTATCTTCCAGTTGCAAAAGACGGACTTTCATCTTTGGTTGAGAAAATAAATTCAGGATCTGACTTTTTCGACCGAAACATTCCACGTCAAAAGGTGGAAATCGGGCAGTTTTTGATCCCAAAGTTTAAAATCTCGTTCGGGTTTGAAGCTTCTGACATGTTCAAGGAGTTGGGGCTTGTATTGCCTTTTGGTGGTGAGGAAGGTTTGACTGAAATGGTGGAGTCAACTGTGGGTCAAAGTCTGTTTGTTTCAAGCGTTCATCATAAATCGTTTGTGGAGGTGAATGAAGAAGGTACAGAGGCTGCTGCAGCTTCTGCAGCTGTTATGATGCTGATGTCTTTTAGACATGTTGATAAGGTTGACTTTGTGGCGGACCATCCGTTTTTGTTTGTGATTAGAGAAGATGTGACTGGGGCCGTGTTGTTTATGGGACAGGTTATTGACCCTCGTCTTGGTTGAGCTCGTTTTTTTGAAATCTTTAGCACATGTACAAATGTATGATGGTTTGTAGTACGTTCTGCTTGTAAGCGAATGCGTTGATGTTTGTATCTTAAAAGTGGCAAATAATCGTGTAGTAGTGTGAATATAGCGTGCCTTGTGTTTTATATTACTAGTTTCTGGATTGCTAGCTATTGTGTTTTGTGAAGCTATTTCTTCCCGTAAGTGCAAGATGTGAAGGTTATGATTTGCGCTGGACTACATGTATGGTAGAAATTGGGATATTAAAACGAATCAAGCTTTAACCATCTTCATTTAGCTGAGTGGTTACTGCTTTTTCTTGGGTGtctgagaggtcttgagttcgagtttTAATTGGGAATTTTCATAATGGATTCTACCCATATCTAGCAAGGTTCCCGCAAGGGTTTTCATTGAGTGCAATATCCTGAGGTTTCTTCCTAACGGGTGTAGAAAGACAGCATGACCCGTGATTTCCTGAATATGATCGGGTGGGTGGCTAATTGACCTTGCCGGTGACCTTGATATCGCGATTCAGAAATGAAAAACAAATCTAATTTTAGGTCTGTCACGAATATGGGTTGGGAAAAATGTTTCAGGGGTTGTGTTTATGGGACATGAGATTGACCCAACTCTTTTACCTTACTTTTTGGAATCACTACCTTTTCATTGTCTCATTTTAATTTtacaatattaaattttgttaaatTTAAGATAGATTAAACTAGTCCGGAGCAGcgcgcgcgatgcggcgggggctttctgCCTGCATGTTCGTAtctaacgtagcgttgtgtatgtaCAGAGAGGGAAATAACCAATGTGTTAAATACCCGTTTAGATGCCGGTGTGGCTAGCGTTTTTAAAAAGGTATCCGTTTCgacgtagttagtctcgttttgttcgtaaaattattttaagtttaatggtGGTAGCGGTGAAAAATAATTCTTACTGAGTAGGAAGATAGGACCCGTTGAAATTTACGTTGAGTTTTcttttttaatttaaatttaaaattaaagttACGCTTTT of the Rutidosis leptorrhynchoides isolate AG116_Rl617_1_P2 chromosome 5, CSIRO_AGI_Rlap_v1, whole genome shotgun sequence genome contains:
- the LOC139846693 gene encoding serpin-ZX-like isoform X1, giving the protein MDIQESITNQTHVSITLANHLLTKISRNSNVVFSPLSLHVVLGLIAAGSGNKTLDQMLSFLKAKTIDDLNTLSSQLVSLIFADGSPSGGPRLSFANGVWVEQTLPLKPSFKQVVDSVYNAPSNQVDFQSKAVEVANEINLWADKQTNGLIKDILPSGAVTRSTRLVFANAVYFKGAWSEKFDQSKTKDSDFHLLVGSKVQVPFMTTKKKQFVREYDGYKVLGLPYSRGEDKRQFTMYFYLPVAKDGLSSLVEKINSGSDFFDRNIPRQKVEIGQFLIPKFKISFGFEASDMFKELGLVLPFGGEEGLTEMVESTVGQSLFVSSVHHKSFVEVNEEGTEAAAASAAVMMLMSFRHVDKVDFVADHPFLFVIREDVTGAVLFMGQVIDPRLG
- the LOC139846693 gene encoding serpin-ZXA-like isoform X2: MHLPPPAINARPPKPPNPNRRRRNSLPNRGRTSGTITSFPSNPVLRIYLPHPLAVEVANEINLWADKQTNGLIKDILPSGAVTRSTRLVFANAVYFKGAWSEKFDQSKTKDSDFHLLVGSKVQVPFMTTKKKQFVREYDGYKVLGLPYSRGEDKRQFTMYFYLPVAKDGLSSLVEKINSGSDFFDRNIPRQKVEIGQFLIPKFKISFGFEASDMFKELGLVLPFGGEEGLTEMVESTVGQSLFVSSVHHKSFVEVNEEGTEAAAASAAVMMLMSFRHVDKVDFVADHPFLFVIREDVTGAVLFMGQVIDPRLG